In Candidatus Contubernalis alkalaceticus, the following proteins share a genomic window:
- the lepB gene encoding signal peptidase I: protein MVKKQNEAWEWVKSIIIAVIIALLIRGYVVETFLVDGLSMMPTLDDYDRLIANKFIYRLREPDYGDIIVFSYSEDRDFIKRVIAKGGDTVRVNGEQVYLNGVPLDEDYIKEYPHGEYGPVEVPQGHYFVLGDNRNNSWDSRESSVGFISSERIKGKAFFVYWPLDQVRILH from the coding sequence ATGGTAAAAAAACAAAATGAAGCTTGGGAATGGGTTAAGTCCATTATAATTGCTGTGATTATAGCCCTTTTGATCAGGGGTTATGTAGTGGAGACATTTCTTGTTGATGGTTTATCTATGATGCCTACCCTGGATGATTATGATAGGCTGATTGCTAATAAATTTATATACCGCTTAAGAGAGCCGGATTATGGGGATATTATTGTGTTCTCCTACTCTGAAGACAGGGATTTTATTAAAAGGGTTATAGCCAAAGGTGGAGATACTGTTAGGGTTAACGGAGAACAAGTATATTTAAATGGGGTTCCTTTGGATGAAGATTATATTAAAGAATACCCCCATGGCGAATATGGTCCGGTAGAGGTTCCCCAGGGGCATTATTTTGTGCTGGGGGACAACCGTAACAACAGTTGGGATAGCAGGGAGTCCAGTGTGGGTTTTATTTCTTCTGAACGGATAAAGGGAAAAGCTTTTTTTGTATACTGGCCTCTGGATCAAGTACGTATTCTCCACTAA
- the clpB gene encoding ATP-dependent chaperone ClpB → MDLNKFTHKAQEAVLGAQNAALKYNHQRIEPEHLLFALLEQPEGMAGRILNLLEANPNALLEKVEEHLKKMPQVYSKTGQEQIYMSPSVGRIIEKAKSEAEAFKDEYISVEHLFLALLSAEANDAAKILRQEGLGRTQVLEVLQKIRGHQRVTSPDPEGTFEALTRYGRDLTESARSGKLDPVIGRDEEIRRIVQVLSRRTKNNPVLIGEPGVGKTAIAEGLAQRIAKNDVPEGLKNKLIFSLDMGSLIAGAKYRGEFEERLKAVLKEIQESQGEIILFIDELHTVVGAGAAEGAMDASNLLKPLLARGELHCIGATTLSEYRKHIEKDAALERRFQPVVVGEPSLSDTISILRGLKERYEVHHGVRIKDSALVSAAALSSRYITDRFLPDKAIDLIDEAAALIRAEIDSMPSDLDEVSRRVLQLEIEKEALKKEVDDASRGRLSKIDDELQRLKEEADLLRARWEEEKSYITRLRELREQIEETKLEIEQAERTYDLNRLAELKYGRLAQLESQLAEAEKKTAEKRSGDSRLLKEEVDEEDIALVVSRWTKIPISKLMEGERQKLLHLGERLHQRVVGQDEAVQLVSDAVIRARSGIKDPDRPIGSFIFLGPTGVGKTELARSLAHLLFDDESAMIRMDMSEYMEKHSVARLTGAPPGYVGYEEGGQLTNAIRRRPFSVILFDEIEKAHADVFNVLLQFLDEGRLTDSQGRTVDFRNTVIIMTSNLGSEIIMEDTAKGQESFTLIKEKVMQKLRTSFRPEFLNRVDDIVVFHPLNREHLVHIVDIQLERLSRRLRDQNIEIELTFEAKEFLADTGYDPLFGARPLKRAIQKELENPLAKGILAGDYQEGSRVLVDRKDSRLIFTEK, encoded by the coding sequence ATGGACTTAAATAAATTTACTCACAAGGCACAAGAAGCTGTGCTAGGCGCTCAGAATGCTGCGCTTAAATATAACCACCAGAGAATTGAGCCAGAACATCTCTTGTTTGCTCTCTTGGAGCAGCCGGAGGGTATGGCTGGAAGAATTCTGAATTTGTTAGAAGCTAACCCTAATGCTTTGTTGGAAAAGGTGGAAGAACATCTGAAGAAAATGCCTCAGGTTTATTCCAAGACTGGTCAGGAACAAATATACATGAGCCCCAGTGTGGGCAGAATTATTGAAAAAGCAAAAAGCGAAGCGGAAGCTTTTAAAGACGAGTATATTAGTGTGGAGCATTTGTTTTTGGCACTGCTCTCCGCGGAAGCCAACGATGCAGCTAAAATATTACGGCAGGAGGGGTTGGGTAGAACTCAGGTTTTAGAAGTATTGCAGAAAATCAGGGGACATCAGAGAGTTACCAGTCCAGATCCGGAAGGAACCTTTGAGGCTCTTACCCGTTATGGTCGGGACCTTACGGAATCAGCCCGGTCCGGCAAACTGGATCCGGTGATTGGTAGGGACGAAGAGATTCGGCGTATTGTTCAGGTTCTTTCCCGGCGCACCAAAAATAACCCGGTTTTGATTGGGGAGCCTGGAGTGGGAAAAACGGCTATTGCAGAAGGTTTGGCTCAACGGATTGCTAAAAATGATGTTCCGGAGGGCTTGAAGAATAAGCTGATTTTTTCTCTGGACATGGGGTCTCTTATTGCCGGAGCCAAATATCGGGGTGAGTTTGAGGAAAGGCTAAAAGCGGTATTGAAAGAGATTCAGGAGTCCCAGGGGGAAATTATACTTTTCATTGATGAACTGCATACGGTAGTGGGTGCTGGTGCAGCGGAGGGAGCTATGGATGCCAGCAATTTACTTAAGCCTTTGCTGGCAAGGGGCGAACTGCACTGTATCGGTGCTACTACTTTGAGTGAGTACCGTAAACATATTGAAAAGGATGCAGCTTTAGAACGTCGCTTTCAGCCGGTGGTGGTGGGAGAACCCAGTCTTTCCGATACCATATCTATTTTGAGAGGGTTAAAGGAAAGATATGAAGTTCACCACGGTGTACGGATTAAAGACTCAGCATTGGTTTCTGCGGCTGCTTTGAGCAGCCGCTATATTACCGATCGTTTTCTTCCGGATAAAGCCATAGATCTAATAGATGAGGCGGCAGCGCTGATTAGAGCGGAAATTGACAGTATGCCTTCAGACCTGGATGAAGTTTCTAGAAGGGTGCTTCAGTTGGAGATTGAAAAGGAGGCACTAAAAAAAGAAGTAGACGATGCTTCCCGTGGACGATTAAGCAAAATTGATGATGAACTGCAGAGGTTAAAGGAAGAAGCAGACCTGCTTCGAGCCCGCTGGGAGGAGGAGAAAAGCTATATCACCCGTCTCAGGGAGCTGAGAGAGCAGATCGAAGAGACTAAGCTGGAAATTGAACAGGCGGAACGGACCTATGATTTGAATCGTTTGGCAGAGTTGAAATATGGACGTCTGGCCCAACTGGAGAGTCAGCTGGCAGAAGCCGAAAAGAAAACGGCTGAAAAACGTTCCGGGGACTCTCGACTGTTAAAAGAAGAGGTGGACGAAGAGGATATTGCTTTAGTGGTTTCCCGATGGACCAAGATTCCTATCAGTAAGTTGATGGAGGGGGAACGGCAGAAGCTTTTGCACCTGGGCGAGCGCCTGCATCAGAGGGTGGTGGGTCAGGATGAGGCGGTTCAACTGGTCAGTGATGCGGTGATTCGGGCCCGCTCCGGCATCAAGGATCCTGACCGTCCCATTGGTTCTTTTATCTTTCTCGGGCCCACCGGTGTAGGAAAAACAGAGCTGGCCCGTTCCCTGGCACATCTTTTATTTGATGATGAAAGTGCTATGATTCGGATGGATATGTCTGAGTATATGGAGAAACATTCAGTAGCCAGGCTTACGGGAGCTCCCCCAGGATATGTGGGATATGAGGAGGGGGGACAGTTGACCAATGCTATACGCCGACGGCCTTTCTCAGTTATTTTATTTGATGAAATTGAAAAGGCCCATGCTGATGTTTTTAACGTGCTGCTGCAGTTTTTAGATGAAGGACGACTTACTGATTCTCAGGGCAGGACTGTAGATTTTAGGAATACAGTTATTATTATGACCAGTAACCTGGGCAGTGAAATTATTATGGAAGATACAGCTAAAGGCCAAGAATCCTTTACCCTAATTAAAGAAAAAGTAATGCAAAAACTCAGGACTTCTTTTAGACCGGAATTTCTAAATCGGGTGGATGATATAGTAGTATTTCATCCCTTGAACCGGGAGCACTTGGTTCACATTGTGGATATCCAGCTGGAGCGGCTTTCCCGTAGGTTGAGAGACCAGAACATTGAAATTGAGCTGACATTTGAGGCCAAAGAGTTTCTGGCGGATACCGGTTATGACCCCTTATTTGGTGCCCGGCCCTTGAAAAGGGCCATCCAAAAAGAACTGGAAAATCCCTTGGCTAAAGGAATATTGGCTGGAGATTATCAGGAGGGAAGCCGGGTTTTGGTTGATCGCAAAGACAGCCGTTTAATTTTTACTGAAAAATAG
- a CDS encoding magnesium chelatase subunit ChlI family protein — MTENLDVESSKSIRNRVTAARNIQNKRFKGTGIYYNSQMNTCLLKKHCMLDHISQKLIKQAFQTFKLSGRAYHRLIKVARTIADLEGSEKIRPEYMGEALQYRPTEHISG; from the coding sequence CTGACGGAAAACTTAGATGTAGAGAGCTCAAAAAGCATACGGAACAGAGTAACTGCAGCTAGAAACATACAAAATAAAAGATTTAAAGGTACCGGCATTTACTATAATTCTCAAATGAACACATGTCTTTTAAAAAAGCACTGTATGCTGGATCACATCAGTCAAAAGCTTATAAAGCAAGCCTTTCAAACATTCAAACTCAGCGGGAGAGCTTATCACCGCCTGATTAAAGTAGCTCGCACCATAGCCGACCTGGAGGGATCAGAAAAAATTCGTCCTGAATATATGGGAGAAGCCCTGCAGTACCGCCCCACTGAACATATCTCCGGTTAA
- the rplS gene encoding 50S ribosomal protein L19, with product MDIIKEIEKEQMKEGLPRFSPGDTVRVHVKVIEGTRERIQTFEGTVIKRQGSGIKETFTVRRVSYGIGTERTFPVHSPKIEKLEIIRRGKVRRAKLYYLRKLTGKAARIKELR from the coding sequence GTGGATATTATTAAGGAAATTGAAAAGGAACAGATGAAAGAGGGCCTACCCCGTTTTTCTCCTGGTGATACAGTAAGAGTACATGTTAAAGTAATTGAGGGAACCAGGGAAAGAATTCAGACTTTTGAAGGAACGGTGATTAAAAGACAAGGCAGTGGTATTAAAGAAACCTTCACCGTCCGCCGGGTTTCCTATGGAATTGGGACAGAGAGAACTTTTCCGGTGCATTCTCCGAAAATTGAAAAGTTAGAGATTATTAGGAGAGGTAAAGTGCGAAGGGCAAAACTATATTATCTGAGGAAGTTAACCGGTAAGGCTGCCCGTATTAAAGAGCTTCGGTAA
- a CDS encoding acyl-CoA dehydratase activase-related protein: MAESIKIGIPRTLYFYTYFPLWTTFFEELGLKVVISSPTNKAIMDYGVKETVNDACIPIKVFHGHVMALKNKVDYIFIPRLISIDGKATLCPKFLGLPDMVKCSIDNLPELIVENLNFNRHWFDFSRFYYRLGRKFTSNVWRIWWAYFKGLYAWKRYKKQLLKGLYPTSAESQDREIAMIPRRNQGCKSLKLAVLAYPYVLYDGFMSVNLIKKLEDMNVIPCVADDISPGDLKLAKRRLPLDLFWYYSNQVIWACLHYLDKEKVDGIIHVTAFGCGPDAMVDKLVELEAKKAGMPFMTVTIDEHTGDTGLHTRLEAFTDMLKKKKGLV, from the coding sequence ATGGCAGAATCTATCAAAATAGGCATTCCCAGAACTTTATACTTTTATACTTATTTTCCTTTGTGGACGACTTTTTTTGAGGAGTTGGGTTTAAAGGTAGTCATCTCTTCTCCTACTAATAAAGCCATTATGGACTACGGAGTAAAGGAAACGGTTAATGATGCTTGTATCCCTATAAAGGTTTTTCATGGCCATGTTATGGCTTTAAAAAACAAAGTTGACTATATTTTTATTCCCCGTCTGATTAGTATTGATGGTAAAGCTACTCTTTGTCCCAAATTTTTAGGCCTTCCGGATATGGTTAAATGTTCTATAGATAACCTTCCTGAGTTAATTGTAGAAAACTTAAATTTTAATCGGCACTGGTTTGATTTTTCCCGTTTTTATTATAGGTTAGGACGAAAATTCACGAGCAATGTTTGGCGTATCTGGTGGGCTTATTTTAAGGGGCTTTACGCCTGGAAAAGATATAAAAAACAGTTGTTGAAAGGGTTGTATCCAACATCAGCGGAGAGTCAGGATAGAGAAATTGCTATGATTCCCCGCAGAAATCAAGGATGTAAATCTTTAAAGCTGGCAGTACTAGCTTATCCTTATGTGCTTTATGATGGTTTTATGAGCGTTAATCTGATAAAAAAGTTAGAGGATATGAATGTTATACCCTGTGTTGCTGATGATATATCTCCTGGAGATTTAAAATTGGCAAAGCGCCGTTTACCTCTGGATCTTTTTTGGTATTACAGCAATCAGGTGATCTGGGCCTGCCTGCATTATCTTGATAAGGAAAAGGTGGATGGCATAATACATGTTACGGCATTTGGCTGTGGTCCTGATGCTATGGTGGATAAACTCGTAGAACTAGAGGCAAAAAAAGCCGGAATGCCTTTTATGACCGTGACTATAGATGAGCACACCGGGGACACAGGACTGCATACCCGTCTGGAGGCCTTTACAGATATGCTGAAGAAGAAGAAAGGATTGGTTTAG
- the ylqF gene encoding ribosome biogenesis GTPase YlqF: MDIQWYPGHMKKTMDMLKKNIRLVNVVIEILDARIPMSSQNPELQSLIQNKNRIIILNKEDLAEEKSTIRWVHYFKEQGVSAVPVNSPKGHGIKGMKTILQNFKPSSLRGKRPVRALVVGIPNVGKSSLINTLSGRAAARTGGIPGITRGKQWIKIPPNIELLDTPGILWPKISSAQMGFHLAVTGAIKFELINNQEMSLQLLDFLSKDFPERLKLRYKLSEIPFTMPELLEAIGRRRGFLLSGGDIDFSRTSEVLLKEFREGLLGRFTLDVVPQKDF; this comes from the coding sequence TTGGACATTCAGTGGTATCCCGGGCATATGAAGAAGACCATGGATATGCTTAAGAAAAATATCAGGCTGGTTAATGTAGTAATTGAAATTTTAGATGCCCGAATTCCAATGAGCAGCCAAAATCCTGAGCTGCAGAGTTTAATTCAAAATAAAAATAGGATTATAATTCTAAATAAAGAAGACCTGGCGGAGGAAAAATCTACCATCCGCTGGGTTCATTATTTTAAGGAGCAGGGAGTCAGTGCTGTTCCTGTAAACTCGCCAAAAGGTCATGGCATTAAGGGTATGAAAACTATACTGCAGAATTTTAAGCCTTCCAGCTTGAGGGGAAAGAGACCGGTAAGAGCCCTGGTGGTGGGCATTCCCAATGTAGGTAAGTCGTCTTTAATTAATACCCTTTCCGGCAGAGCCGCGGCCAGGACCGGAGGAATACCCGGTATAACCCGGGGTAAGCAGTGGATTAAAATTCCTCCGAATATTGAACTTTTAGATACCCCGGGGATTTTGTGGCCAAAGATAAGTAGTGCACAGATGGGTTTTCATTTGGCTGTCACCGGAGCTATTAAATTTGAATTGATAAATAACCAGGAGATGTCTCTTCAGTTATTGGATTTTTTATCCAAAGATTTTCCAGAAAGATTGAAACTTCGGTATAAATTGTCGGAAATACCTTTCACCATGCCTGAGCTCCTGGAAGCCATCGGCCGCAGGAGAGGGTTTTTACTTTCCGGAGGAGATATTGACTTTTCCAGGACTTCAGAAGTTCTTTTAAAGGAATTTCGAGAGGGTCTTTTGGGCAGGTTTACTCTGGATGTTGTTCCACAGAAAGATTTTTAA
- a CDS encoding CoA protein activase produces MKTTYAHMGTSSIVFQSLLEDLGHEVIVPPQPTKKTLSLGTQYSPEFACIPFKIVLGNYLETLPKGVDTIVSGGGKGPCRAGYYGELHIRIIRDLGYDPEMIFFWPPLKTPIDFMKKVKRLKGNNSWKALWHYLKINWEKLKALDDVELGAHQLRPRELKRGEATRAMEKGLKYIKEARTMSEILEARESGLRELAKVAQNPNREVLKIGIIGEIYVQLEPFVNFTIEETLGNMGAVVRRSIFLTQFMRDDVFATGSKDIKKLAAPYLSQKIGGHGQNSIGETVHYAAQGYDGVIQLAPFTCIPEIVAKSIMPKLSRDLDIPVLTLFIDEQTGKTGVETRLEAFIDLLWQKKRQGQKEVV; encoded by the coding sequence ATGAAGACTACTTATGCTCACATGGGAACTTCTTCTATCGTTTTTCAAAGTCTATTGGAGGATTTAGGGCATGAAGTAATTGTCCCTCCTCAACCTACAAAAAAGACCTTAAGTTTGGGCACTCAATACTCCCCGGAATTTGCCTGTATTCCCTTTAAAATTGTGTTAGGAAATTACTTGGAGACACTGCCAAAGGGTGTGGACACTATTGTAAGCGGTGGAGGTAAAGGCCCCTGTAGGGCAGGATATTATGGGGAGCTTCATATTAGAATTATTAGAGATTTGGGTTATGATCCGGAAATGATTTTTTTTTGGCCGCCTTTAAAAACACCAATTGATTTTATGAAAAAGGTGAAACGTTTAAAGGGCAATAATTCTTGGAAGGCTCTGTGGCACTATTTAAAAATCAACTGGGAAAAGTTAAAAGCTCTAGATGATGTAGAATTGGGGGCACATCAGCTTAGACCTCGGGAATTAAAACGGGGAGAAGCCACCAGGGCTATGGAAAAGGGACTTAAGTATATAAAGGAAGCCCGTACCATGTCAGAAATATTGGAAGCCCGGGAGTCCGGCCTGAGAGAACTGGCAAAGGTAGCTCAAAATCCTAACCGGGAAGTATTAAAAATTGGAATTATCGGAGAAATTTATGTGCAGTTGGAGCCTTTTGTTAACTTTACTATAGAAGAAACTCTAGGAAATATGGGTGCGGTTGTAAGGCGTAGTATATTTTTAACCCAATTTATGCGGGATGATGTATTTGCTACAGGATCTAAGGATATAAAGAAACTAGCTGCTCCTTACCTTTCCCAGAAAATCGGGGGTCATGGCCAAAACAGTATTGGGGAGACAGTGCATTATGCAGCACAGGGTTATGATGGAGTTATTCAGTTGGCGCCCTTTACCTGTATTCCAGAAATTGTGGCAAAGAGTATTATGCCCAAGCTGAGCAGAGATTTAGATATCCCTGTTTTAACTCTGTTTATTGACGAACAGACGGGGAAAACCGGGGTAGAAACCCGGTTGGAGGCTTTTATCGACCTGTTGTGGCAGAAGAAAAGGCAAGGACAAAAAGAAGTCGTTTAA
- a CDS encoding cell wall hydrolase — translation MSRKYVMILTVVLISMVLMGGTLEASTLGSRTLQFGSRGDDVAELQKTLNGLGFWTGPVDGIYGKLTEGGVINFQIAKKIRIDGIAGPQTFGALNISQPELLSRSGTSNASRYSASDLDLLARLVRAEAGGESYLGQVAVAATVLNRVKSSQYPNTIRGVIYQVSGGYIQYCPVRNGTINQPANASTRRAVEEAINGSDPSKGALSFYNPRYTSNAWILSRPRTTVIGNHVFVR, via the coding sequence ATGAGTCGTAAGTATGTAATGATTCTAACTGTTGTGTTAATTTCTATGGTGTTAATGGGCGGTACTTTGGAGGCATCGACCCTGGGAAGCCGGACCTTACAATTCGGTTCCAGGGGAGATGATGTGGCAGAACTGCAAAAGACTCTTAATGGTTTAGGTTTTTGGACAGGCCCAGTGGATGGTATTTACGGTAAACTTACCGAAGGGGGAGTCATTAACTTTCAGATTGCCAAAAAAATCAGAATCGATGGCATTGCAGGGCCTCAAACTTTTGGGGCATTAAACATAAGCCAACCGGAACTTTTATCCAGAAGTGGGACAAGTAATGCCTCCCGGTATTCAGCCTCAGACTTGGATCTTTTGGCCAGATTGGTTCGGGCGGAAGCCGGAGGGGAGTCTTACCTGGGTCAGGTGGCTGTGGCAGCCACGGTTTTAAACCGAGTCAAAAGCAGTCAATATCCTAATACTATACGGGGAGTTATCTATCAGGTGTCAGGGGGATACATACAGTACTGTCCAGTACGAAACGGAACTATTAATCAACCGGCCAATGCTTCGACCCGCAGGGCGGTTGAGGAAGCCATAAATGGTTCGGACCCTTCAAAAGGAGCATTATCTTTCTATAACCCTAGATATACTAGCAATGCATGGATTTTGAGCCGTCCTAGAACTACAGTTATTGGAAATCACGTTTTTGTCCGCTAA
- a CDS encoding YraN family protein, with protein MNRDKVTEDRKKLGDFGEEMAKKYLINKGYTICHEKFRCPRGEIDLIAKNQDDLVFIEVKTRRSLRFGEPFESVDIRKQKKMIKLAQYYMNYYKISQVNVRFDVVSVLLDESWDVKEIKLIENAFY; from the coding sequence ATTAATCGAGATAAAGTAACGGAAGATCGAAAAAAATTGGGTGACTTCGGTGAGGAGATGGCAAAAAAATACCTAATAAATAAAGGGTATACAATATGTCATGAAAAATTCAGATGCCCCCGGGGGGAAATAGATTTAATCGCCAAAAATCAGGATGACCTGGTTTTCATTGAAGTTAAAACCCGCCGGTCTTTACGGTTCGGTGAGCCCTTTGAATCGGTAGATATCAGGAAGCAGAAAAAAATGATAAAACTTGCCCAGTATTATATGAATTATTATAAAATCAGTCAGGTAAATGTCAGGTTTGACGTGGTATCTGTGCTGCTGGATGAATCCTGGGACGTAAAGGAGATTAAGTTAATTGAAAATGCTTTTTATTAG
- a CDS encoding ribonuclease HII — MNLSKMTLREMKSWLEESSIDEKTLESFLQMDGRKGVRELIQKRLRLIRRKEDEENRLERLMLFERELWNRGLQLIAGVDEVGRGPLAGPVVAAAVILPVNKKIYEVRDSKQLSPKKREQLYFCIKKEAVCYSLGIVDVLYIDQFNISQAGLEAMRRALNGLEKKPEHILIDAFAVPNITISQTPLVKGDTLSLTIACASILAKVTRDKLMEDYDRQYPQYGFAQHKGYGTGEHYAAIKKYGISPIHRRSFRLEAERG; from the coding sequence ATGAATCTGTCCAAAATGACCCTGAGGGAAATGAAAAGCTGGCTGGAGGAGAGTTCCATTGATGAGAAAACCCTGGAGAGCTTTCTTCAAATGGATGGGCGTAAGGGTGTCAGGGAACTTATACAGAAAAGATTAAGGTTGATAAGAAGAAAAGAAGACGAGGAAAATCGTTTGGAACGGTTAATGCTGTTTGAGAGAGAGCTTTGGAACAGGGGCCTTCAATTAATAGCTGGAGTAGATGAGGTGGGGAGAGGTCCACTGGCGGGGCCTGTGGTAGCAGCGGCAGTTATTCTACCTGTAAACAAAAAAATTTATGAAGTCCGGGATTCTAAGCAGCTAAGTCCAAAGAAGAGAGAGCAGCTTTATTTTTGTATCAAGAAAGAAGCAGTTTGTTATAGTCTGGGTATCGTAGATGTTTTGTACATAGATCAATTTAATATATCCCAGGCGGGTTTGGAAGCCATGAGGAGAGCCCTTAATGGTTTAGAAAAGAAGCCGGAGCACATATTAATAGATGCTTTTGCAGTTCCTAACATAACTATAAGTCAAACTCCTCTGGTCAAGGGGGATACTTTGAGTCTTACTATAGCCTGTGCTTCTATTTTAGCTAAAGTCACCCGGGACAAGCTTATGGAGGATTATGACCGGCAGTATCCTCAATATGGTTTTGCTCAACATAAGGGATATGGCACCGGTGAGCATTATGCAGCAATCAAAAAATACGGAATTTCTCCTATACACCGGCGTTCTTTTAGATTAGAAGCAGAAAGAGGGTAG